The following nucleotide sequence is from Camelus bactrianus isolate YW-2024 breed Bactrian camel chromosome 34, ASM4877302v1, whole genome shotgun sequence.
ATCATATTCTGCTTGGTAGAACAACATCAGGGGGctgaaaatcaaaacaacaatgtgACCACCACGTGCCCATTAGGATGGCTGAAATCCTAAACGCCAGTCCTGGTGATGCTGTGGAGCAACAGGCATTCTCATTCACTGCTGCCGCACTGCAAAAtagcacagccactttggaagacagtttgtcaGCGTTTTGCAGAACCGAACATACTCCTACCCTATGACCAAGAAATTGCactctttggtatttacccaaatgaactgaaaacCTACATCCGCACAAAAATCTGAACAAGAGTGTATATAgccactttattcataattgcaaaacttggaaacaatcaAGGAGTCctttgggggaggatatagctcaagcgtgagagtgcatgcctagcatgcacaaggtcttgggttcaatccccagcacctcctctaaaaatgaataagtaaataaacaaacctaattaccaccaccccatccaaaaaggagagaaaaattgaaaaaaaaaaaagaagtccttcaataggtgaattcATCAACTATTACATCCATACTCTGGAGTATTAttaagtgataaaaagaaatgagctatcaagacaCAAAAAGAGATGAAGGAACCGTAAATGCTATTGATACGGGAAAGGCGGCTATCTAAAGGCACGTGCTATAACTCTACTtctatgatattctggaaaaggcaagggagaTGGTAAAAAGATTAGCGGTTGCCAGGGTTTTGGGGTTGGGTGAGAGCaagaaaaatgaatgggtggggCACAGTGGATTTGGGGAGCGGTGGAAACCTTCTGTATGACACTAACGGTGGGTACATTTCCTtattcatttgtcaaaacccataatGTACAACCcaaagagtgaactctaatgcaAACTATAAacttataattaataataatgtactGATAATTCTCTCATCAATCGTGACAAATGTACCAAGCTAGTTCAAGACACAGCAAGGCTAATTCATAGtttgtgtgtttaattttaaCTTCTATGAACAATACAACTTTAAAGACTGAATTGTAAATTCGTAAAGTGACAGGTCACTAGATCTCTCTGgtgaaaagaggagaaattaaacGGAAGTAACATTTTGATGAGGAATGCATCTAGTAGTCTGATGTCTgtatttaatgtaaaaaataatttttgatgatTTTTCCAGTTTATTGTCCTTCCAAAAGGCATCCTGGTGAACCTATCCTGAAACTACATGTGGTTCTTATCCTATGTCTGACATTCATGGTGTGTGTACTGGTTACTTTTTTCGGTAAGTGAATTGCAATCTTTGTTCACCTAGAGAATTCCATTTACTAAAAGAAGACATGataattttcttgtcttttatagctcctaatagttttttttttatttcaccaaGTGAATTAAATTCCAATAACCTTATAAGAGGGTTTTAAGTTTTAACTGGGTAAGATAGAAGTCACATTGCCACAAATTTAATGGAATGACCAGAATCTACAGAAAGCAGAACCCAATTGACAGTCAGATTATGCTTTAATTTACGTTGTTACCAGGCCTTTTATCATGTGgttttactatatatattttttctcagaaaCTACGTTTTCAATTAAAATCACTTCAGTGTCATTGGGCCTAGGATTCTGGTAGAAGATATATTGAAATAGTCCAGTAACAGCCTATGTGTACAGTTTGTAAAATTGTGTTTATGGTTGACTTTTGGGCAAGGAttcagtgtgtattttttaaacaacataTTAGTTAGGGTATAGGCTAATGACATTGAAAAGAAGAGAGGGCCAAAAAACATTGAGGTCCCAGGTCAGTCTTCTTGATAAGTTTTGGTGTGATCAGAATAATACAGAAACCTATAACTCtgagcaatttaaaataaaatttacgaTTTAATTCAAAGACAGGTAATAACTTATTGAAGTATATGCTCATGTCCTCTTATATTTTTATGTCCTTTGTCATCCTCACCACTTGTTCATCTTTTATTAAATTGCTCTCAGGTCACCAAGTTGCCAGTCAAATTACAAGTGAGAGTGTAACGTTTAAGGGCACAGATCTGAGTGCAGATTCTGGATTCCGATGTCTCGAAATTGAATTTCAGCTCTTTTACTTGTGATGCTCTGTAACCTTGGACAGCTCTAATAActactctgtgcttcagtttacTGGTTGGTGTTGTAATGATAAAACTTGTATATGATTGAACTTGGACAATGGACTTAAGACAGAAGTAATAATTAACCCTTCATGGTCATCCTCATGGTCACCTACCaagatttcttagatatttgCTCAAGATCACCTCTGGACAGAAATGTGGAGCAGAGTGATTACTCACCACTTTCTCtaacaaaacttgaattttgtaaaacaaatacaaagaagaaagatttgcTTGAACTTTGGTCAATAGGTTTGTTGTCCAGTATGTGTAGCAGTCTCTATTCTGTCATAGCTGGAGACAaagatttgcttttatttccacaaCACACATGCTGCATGAATCAGAGCAGATGCGATAGCACTTTTAGTATTTCACAAAACTGGTGGAAAATGCATTAGAAAGCATTTGTGTTACCAAACTCACCTTGGGTCTGCTCACTTGAAGAACAGCAAAGCCAAGCTACTGACACCTGGTTGTGGTGAAGGAAGTGCAGTGTTTACTGCAGGACACCAATCAGGGAGCAATGAGCAGCTAATGCTCAAAAGATTCAAACTCCCCAGcagctttcagggaagggtttttaaagacagagtgAGGGAAAGGGTTGTGGAGTGCGTGATCAGCACGTGCACAGCTCTCTGATTGGCTGGAAGTGAGGTCACagggtgatgtttcaggaatTTCAATCATTAACCTTCTAGTTCTCCATGGTCTGGGATTTAAGTGCTTGGTTTCATCATACGGGAGTCTGATTTCTGAAAAAACAATTTAGGAATGTGAATCATTGATTGCTACCTGTGTGCTTCAGGGGAAAATAAACACACAGTGACTGCTGTCTGAGTGATCATTGTTTAAATTGTTGCCAGTTCTCCTGCCTGATTGCTATTCTTtgtctgtgtgtgttctgacttctctgataattaactgGTGAGTAAGACTTCTTGAAATTCAGGGAAGATTCAGGAAATAGAAGTTTTTCTTTAAGCAAGAGGTGGGGAACATGAAAGGGCCTGTTCTCTAGAAAGCCCATCTGGGGATTGCTCTGCTTGGAAAACTATGTAGGAAAATATAAACTTcagttgtttttcatttcagtaactAGAGCTATCTTCCACCAAAACCCATCAGAATGTCTTGTACCTGCATGCCCAGAATACTGGATTGGTTTCCAAAGAAAGTGTTTctacttttctgatgacaccaaGAACTGGACATTCAGCCAGAGATTTTGTAACTCACAAGGTGCTGACCTTGTTCAGGTTGAAACTCTCCAGGAACTGGTAAGAAAATACTTCTGGctagaataaaaatttttgacCCCATTAAGACACTATGatattctttgtgtttttatacTTACGTAGATACTTAATTTTCAGCATAAGAAGAGAGGAATCCAGCAGGTCCTTCATTCTGATGTGTGCCGTCTATAATTCCCCTAACATTCACAGCAGGAAGATAGTCAGAGAGCAAGCCAGTGCCTTCTTTGACTTATTGaagcaggaaaaatggatgtggggcgtgaggggGGCCTTTCCCAGGCTTcatttgagcccctgggatgtgccccaccaagtatgggtccttggctttgcgcaagaaagtattcaagagcgagccacagttgagtaaaggtaaatttcttcagagagatacactgaaaggcaagagaaaggccatgaagtgtgagggttgggtgctcagattaaaagtaggtacattcCCCATAGACAGAGTATGAGCCGTCTCCGAATTGGGGGGGGTGGTGCGGGGGCAGTGTTgacagtttttatgggctcaggggcttcatatgctagtaagtggaaggaccagtctgactagtctggggaaggggctgggattcccaggaagttggccatttcccactctgaccttttgtggccagccttgggactgccctggtgcctgtgggcacgttattcaccatgttaatatattacagtgagcatataatgaagctcaagacctgctagaagttaaatctcacaccatcttgagcctcaaggcctcctagGAGTTGAATCttttaccattttgatgttaattgctgtagcattccttgaatggctgtaccctgcccccttcctgtctcattatGAGCAAGAGTTGTGCAAATAGGGGTTTCAAAATTAGAGGtggaaacaattttaaatttctgtgaagTTAATAACACTGCTTCAAAATAAGTCAAGGAGAAGTGATGTTGGGGAAGACAGCAGAGTGGGAAGCCCCTGGAATTTGTGCCTCCACCTAAATAACTATTGAATTGACAGAAACTCTCCAAAATAACTAATTTGAAACTGTGGAGTCTAGTTGAACACTTGCTGAAGAGGTTGGTAAATTTCAGTTTATCTAGTGAAGTTCAGCCTTCCTGCTCAGTAGTGGCCACCATTCTTCACACCCCATTATAGCAGGGAGCCAGGGGACTGCTGTCCTTGGTCCTGGTGCAGCTTGCTGGAGCCGGGGTTGGCAATGAGGACCTCCAGATACTGGGGTTATGTACTGTCATTTCTGAGATCTGCTTTTCATTGCTAAGGGGCAGGCACAAAGGAGTTGGTTAAAACTCCACCAACTGAAGTGGTTTCCAAGGGTCATAAAGAAATAGCGTTTGATTTTTCCCCTTTGAGgaccaaacatttaagaaaatatttggcaGATAACTTGTGGATCATAGAGAGATAACAGAACAGAGATTTTAGTGACCACATGCAAAAGGGAATACGTTTTCTGCAAAAAACAGTTCTGAAACATCACAAAGAGATGGCTCCAAGCTTCAATGATCAAAAATTCAAGAATCCCTGAAGAACAGAAGAATAAGATTCAGTTATCACAAAATACCCATAATTTCTAACTGTCAACAATAAATTACAAAACATATAAAGGAATAGActattcataggaaaaaaaatacctgacAGAAATCATCCCTAAGGGAACTTAGACGTTGGAAATTTTAGTCAAATATGTTAAATCTGCTGTTTAAAATATGTTCAGTGAGCTGAAGGAAACCACAggcaagaaatgaaaagaaatcaggaaaatgatataaataaaatgagaatatcaataaaaaggtagaaaggaaccaaacaaattctggagctgaaaaggacaaaaaaaatgaaaaccttacTAACAGGTTCAACAGTAGAGTTAATCTCATGTTACCCTAAGCTCTTGTATTTTATGTAGTATGAAAATAGTGTTTCCAAAAAATGATCTGCTCATCAAAACGGTGCATCTCAGTTGTGTTAAGTATATAATGACTTGCTGTGTTAGCAGGATAAACccaaggtttgtttttaaaacaaacatgtttttaaaacatcaagaaGGTTGAAACCATGCCAAGTTCCTGTTGCAGTCACAATGGAATGAggctagaaatcaataacagaaggaaaacagaaaaattcacagcCATGTGGAAACTAAAGAACTCACTCATAATATCCaatgatgaaaaaagaaatcacagggGAATTAGAAAATACATTGACACAAAGTAAATGAGAACACAAAACACCCAAACTGAAGGTGTACAACGGATGCAGTACTGACAGAAATAGATAGCTTAAATGTATTCTCTGTGTATTATTATGCAATATAAGATTaacaagaagaaaattaaaagaacagtTAAAAATCCAGCGTAAATGCAGCATTTCTTCTGGGAGAGGCTGGGTAATGCCAGGTTAATGAAtatcatctctgtgttttctggaagGATTTCCTCTTAAGGTATAAAGGCCCTTACGACCACTGGATTGGGCTGAGCAGAGAAGAAGGACAGCTGTGGAAATGGATAAATGGCACTGAATGGAACAGTTCGTAAGTTCTGAAAACTACGGCAGCAATGTTTGTGTTTGAATTTACTTTGCCTGAAAATGAGAGTGTTCTTCAGTTGTTTGCTCTAAAGATTCTTATTTTAAGACTAGTCATAAAGGAAGTGCCAGTTGGTGTGTTGCAAGGGCTTTGCAAGCTCTTTGAAGCAACCCAAAGCCTATCGCAGGTGGCGTGGTACAAGGACTACAGATCTGATGCCAATCTTGCCTACGCCATTTACCAACTTTTTCAGTTTGAGCAAACCATGCAACAGCTTACTTACCTCTGTCACAAAATCGATTGTACTTGCCCTGTTGATCTTATGGTTGACATGAGGATCAGAGTTTTGAGGTGTATGACTGTGATGTGCTGAACTTTGAAATGTTGCGTAAATGCAAGATAAGTTGCTAAATTAAACTACCATTGCATCAGTCTTTGGCCCTTTACGGGGGATGATGAGAGATGGTAATAATACctgatatttataaaattatagctATAAGGTATAGGACAGGCAAAGTTTGGCGTTGTCAAATTTAATCTCAATTGTATATTTATAAGATCTTCCTATTACTGAAAACAGTTTGGATAATGCTGGGAGACTTGGATTCAGATATTTTCACTAAATGCTTTCTTGTCTGAGGAGATGAGGGGATTTTGAAAAGCTGCTTTATGATGATAAAATAGTCAACACTGAAAACATTTAGTGACAAGGGCCCTGGACTGGACATTAGTAGGTCTGAAAGCTAGTTCTTACTCATTAACTCTTTGACCTTGGACAGATAGTAAGTTATAGGAATTAGAATGTGTATTTATCCACTGTGGTATCTGCAGTGCCTAATTTTGGATGCTTGATAAATATTAGAATTAACCTTTCTTTCTTTACAATTCTGATGTATTTACTCTGTCTAAAAGTGTTTTAAGGATCAAATACATTGTTAACTATCCAGTTATTGAAAACTGATGATCACTATAGAAAcgaaaaatattatatttattaagaCCTAGCATGTCTCAACAATTAGCAAATCCCATCAGAGTACTGAAATTTCAACTAGCAAAGTGGAGAAAGTTACAGTCTAAATGCTGACCCAAATGTCTGTGTCAGGCCATGAAACTCAGCTTAACTGCATCATATTTTTAGTACTAGAACAACCAGGGAAGTATGAAGACTGTCGTGAAATCTGGGGCTTAGAAAAAGCTGCTGAGGTCTCCAGCTATTTAAGGAAGTGGAATATTGCTGAAAATGCTGAGAAAAGACTATGGGTCTGACCTTTCCCACGAGCCAACTGGAGCTTTGGATGTAGTAAAGAACACTGCGCTTCAAAATTTGTAAATACCgtcaggcatatgcagaatagataaacaaggtcatactgtagagcacagggaaatgtatacaagatctggtggtagctcacagcgaaaaaaaaatgtgacaatgaatatgtgtatgttcgtgtataactgaaaaattgtgctctgcactggaaattgacacaacattgtaaaatgactataactcaataaaaaaatgttaaaaaaaaagaaaaagaacactacGCTTATAGATGGAAGATAGATTTGCTTCATTGACTCTCTAGTTGATTTATTGTAGCTGCAGCTAATCAAAGCCCATTGACTAGTTAGTGATCAACACATAAGCCAGGAGAAAATCTGGCCCTAAGAATGAAAAGAAGGTACTTGCAACATAGCAGCAtttcttcacttttctctttctcagagTGAGGAAGGTGGAAATAGCTTAGGCCCTGGTTTTTCATGGATTTAGGTATAAATCCTAGTTTTATTTGTTACGGGACCTTGGGAAGTTcaaaggtttttgttgtttttgtttatagaaagagataataataataaatatcttaCTGGGTAATTTTTAATATTGAAGAGATGGTATGTGTGATGTGTCTTCTATTTAGAAGCTGAGTTaatgttgtttatttttccatctttattcTCTCTGCTTTTGAAGGATTGTCCAGTGACCAACTGATTGATTCTGCTTCTTCCATTGCAGTTTTCCTATTAAAGGAGGAGGCGAATGTGCCTATTTGAATGACAAAGGGGCCAGCAGCGCCAGGCACTACTCGGAGAGGAAGTGGATTTGTTCAAAGCCAGACATGTACATCCAGATGAGGAGACAAAGCCCTAAATGACCTTCAGATGTATATttgtaggtgcttaataaattagTCTCTATACTGATAAACAAACTGAAGATGATGCTTTTGGTAATGGGGTGAAGCCAAGACACTGCTTAGGGTCACCTTTTAAATCTTTCTCTAATGTAATTACTTTGCTTGAAATtcagtgctttcattttcttcagttttccagTAGTAGAATCCTGTCTGTTTAAAGTCTGTTCTTGTGGTTACTGTTTTCACTGACTAACTTGGTTCTCACCTATTGGCACACAAGGTTAAAAAGATGGGTGTGTGGTAAGGTCTACTGAGCTCCCTTCTCCTTGAGCCATCTGTGTGGACTTCCTGAAGTCTGTTGCTATGCAAGGCCTCAGCTGAGGCTTCCTTCTCCTTCCGTTGCTTCTCCATCCAGAGAAAGTGCTGTGATTCACTGCAGTGAATTTGGCTTATGTTCTCCAGTATGTGCTGAACTGGGGAGATCCATAAGTGTGGGAGAGGGTTACTTTTTGTGTCAACCAGGCTGGGCCAAATATATCTGAGTCAAATATATTTGGTCAAATACTCTTCCAGATAATTTTGTAAGGATgttttttggatgagatttaaattcagtggactttgagtaaagcagattgccttccctaatgtgggtgggcctcatccaatcagttgaaggctttaataaaacaaagactGACTTCTTCCAAATAAGAAGGAATCCTGGCAGCAGACAGCCTTCAAACTTGAACTAAAATGTTAACTCTTCCTTGAGTCTTCAGCCTGACAACCTTTGGACTTTGACTCTTCCCTGAGTTTTCAGTCTGCTGGCCTTCCTTGCAGATTTTGGATTTAacagcctccataatcacatgagccaattcttcaaagtaaatctctctctctttctctcaatgTGTTTCTATTTAGCTCTTTTCctttggagaaccctgactgacaTAGAGAATTAACTTCCTCCAGAGCAAACTTTGACTAAAGAGGACAGGATACAGGGAGAAAATACGATGCATTCCCTAGCTCCTCTGCCTCCTTGGCTGGACAATTTGGAAGCACAGGTGTTTGACAGAGGCTCTCTGAAGGCATCTGGCATAACCTGGCATGAACGATCTGCCCAGCTTTTTCTAAAGACATAATTttagacatcttttaaaatttatctacttatttgtaaaatttattcattttcattaaagatttaaaattacaaaaaccaTGATCTTCAATAAGAATGCTGCTACATAAAAAGTGATATGGCCATATAGTGAAATAATACACAGTAATAAACTAAAGCTATAATACTGTCATGAAAGGAGCGATGAGACATTGAGAaacttgctggatcatacagtagttctattttaaattctttgaggaacttccatactgttttccatagaagctgtaccagtttacatttttACCAACAGTGGACAAGGGTTCCTTTCTCtacacattcttgccaacacctgtctcttatctttttgatggCAGCCAGTCTAACAGGtatgagattttaatttttttctctgatgattgtagagcatcttttcatgtacctgttggccatctgtgtaccTTCTTTAATAAAAAGCCTATTAA
It contains:
- the LOC105062189 gene encoding C-type lectin domain family 2 member D gives rise to the protein MEDKMHSADNIEKDFVPTELIKNSVYCPSKRHPGEPILKLHVVLILCLTFMVCVLVTFFVTRAIFHQNPSECLVPACPEYWIGFQRKCFYFSDDTKNWTFSQRFCNSQGADLVQVETLQELDFLLRYKGPYDHWIGLSREEGQLWKWINGTEWNSSFPIKGGGECAYLNDKGASSARHYSERKWICSKPDMYIQMRRQSPK